The genomic DNA ATGTTTATTGATGTTGCATTTTATTCGGATGTAATTGGGATAAAAGATGTTTCGATTTTAGGTATTATTAGTATTTTATTTACGGTATCTGCATTTTTAATTGGCTGCGTTATTTTCTTAGAGAACCGTCATCCGTCTAAAACACTTACATGGCTCATTGTGTTAGGTATTTTTCCGGTATTTGGATTCTTCGCTTATTTATTATTTGGACAGAACTTTCGGAGGAAGAGAATGTTCCAAAAGAAGGCGCTGCTCGATGAACAAGCGTTTTTACAATATAAGGGGCATGAAGATTACGAAGAACGGATTTTGCGCAATCATAAGCATCAAGAGCTGTTATTTCGTTTAGCGGATCGCTTAGGCGCTTTAAATATTTCATTTCAAACTGAAACGAGAACATTAACAAATGGAGATGAAACGTTTCAGGCCATTTTAGATGGATTAAAACGAGCGAAACACCACATTCATATGGAATATTACATTGTGCGTGATGATAAGCTTGGAACAGAAATTAAAGATATTTTAATACAAAAATCAAAAGAAGGCGTAGTCGTTCGTTTTTTGTATGATGCGGTTGGTAGTTTTAAATTATCCAAATCGTATATTGCAGAATTAAACGATGCAGGTGTCGAAATGATCCCGTTCTTTCCTGTGCGCTTTCCGATTTTAAACGATAAGATTAATTATAGAAACCACCGAAAAATCGTTATTATTGATGGAAATGAAGGATTTGTAGGAGGTTTAAATATTGGTGATGAATATTTAGGGAAGGATAAGTACTTCGGCTTTTGGCGAG from Bacillus basilensis includes the following:
- a CDS encoding cardiolipin synthase → MKNTLKLIFFVLLLFALFVSLRMFIDVAFYSDVIGIKDVSILGIISILFTVSAFLIGCVIFLENRHPSKTLTWLIVLGIFPVFGFFAYLLFGQNFRRKRMFQKKALLDEQAFLQYKGHEDYEERILRNHKHQELLFRLADRLGALNISFQTETRTLTNGDETFQAILDGLKRAKHHIHMEYYIVRDDKLGTEIKDILIQKSKEGVVVRFLYDAVGSFKLSKSYIAELNDAGVEMIPFFPVRFPILNDKINYRNHRKIVIIDGNEGFVGGLNIGDEYLGKDKYFGFWRDTHLYLRGEAVQSLQLIFLQDWFYMTGEAVLAPEYLQAKAVEGDHWGGVQLVGGGPDNKWETIKHLYFAMIASARKSIWIATPYFIPDDDILSALKVAALAGIDVRLLMPSKPDKRTVFYASRSYFPELLDAGVKIYEYEKGFLHSKVVIVDSDLASIGTANMDMRSFHLNFEVNAFLYDTDSIRKLVQDFKDDLEESSEIHVDRFHKRRLHRRIVESTYRLLSPLL